One genomic region from Streptomyces sp. NBC_00457 encodes:
- a CDS encoding M23 family metallopeptidase has protein sequence MSESDIRDATRREVLGGAAVVLGGAVLGKRASDSDSGDWGEEPAGSCGIEYDEEFEALLADVEEPQDWVDPDEDVYRAPKKWRRPVRRRVKVTARYRMRGSWAVGYHTGIDLAVPKGTPVYSVGPGVVVLARWSGSYGKAVTVKMSDRRYVVYAHLSRISVERGDKVRPGTRLGNSGSTGRATGPHLHFEVRTRRKYGSDIDPVKYLARHGLRL, from the coding sequence ATGAGTGAATCAGACATACGTGATGCTACTCGGCGTGAAGTGCTGGGAGGGGCGGCCGTTGTTCTGGGGGGCGCCGTCCTTGGGAAGCGCGCGAGCGATTCTGATTCGGGTGACTGGGGTGAGGAACCGGCCGGGAGTTGTGGCATCGAGTACGACGAGGAATTCGAGGCCCTGCTCGCGGACGTGGAGGAACCCCAGGACTGGGTGGACCCGGACGAAGACGTGTACCGCGCCCCGAAGAAATGGCGCCGTCCGGTACGGCGGCGGGTCAAGGTCACGGCGCGTTACCGGATGCGGGGGAGTTGGGCGGTCGGGTATCACACCGGAATCGACCTCGCCGTACCGAAGGGAACCCCGGTCTATTCGGTGGGCCCCGGTGTCGTGGTGCTGGCCCGGTGGTCGGGGTCGTACGGCAAGGCCGTGACGGTGAAGATGAGTGACCGCCGCTATGTCGTCTACGCCCATCTGTCGCGTATCTCCGTGGAACGGGGCGACAAGGTCCGGCCCGGCACGCGGCTCGGCAACAGCGGCAGCACCGGCCGTGCCACCGGACCGCATCTGCATTTCGAGGTGCGCACCCGCCGCAAGTACGGCTCGGACATCGACCCGGTGAAATACCTGGCCCGGCACGGACTGCGCCTCTGA
- a CDS encoding L,D-transpeptidase family protein has product MISGRLVRRSVAVLLAVVTVIPVGSAAAEPGPNAAGVEGELVPGESATGDELDAVETELRDAADRAYAFLEDVPVDEEIVPDSCPDFTGPYQRQVERYLKLKVDGKQSERDCDAIRAFQEKQGIEVDGYAGPLTWAWTQVAAAKKNPNAAKKCPVRTYRVACVDLSRQLTWVQKGKKVVFGPVPMRSGRAGHRTRVGWHTIHWRHKNHYSTLYKSPMPYAQFFSGGQAFHAVHGTIFTTVGSRGCVSLRHGDARKLWGLLKKGDRVYVWGRRPI; this is encoded by the coding sequence ATGATCAGTGGACGTCTTGTGCGCCGGAGTGTCGCGGTTTTGTTGGCCGTTGTCACTGTGATTCCTGTGGGGAGCGCCGCTGCGGAACCTGGGCCGAATGCAGCTGGTGTGGAAGGGGAGTTGGTGCCGGGGGAGAGTGCGACCGGCGATGAATTGGATGCCGTCGAGACGGAGCTCAGGGACGCGGCCGACAGAGCTTATGCATTTCTTGAGGATGTTCCGGTCGACGAGGAGATCGTGCCGGACAGCTGCCCCGACTTCACCGGGCCTTATCAGCGGCAGGTCGAGCGGTACCTGAAGTTGAAGGTGGACGGGAAGCAGTCGGAGAGGGACTGCGACGCGATCCGGGCGTTTCAGGAGAAGCAGGGTATCGAGGTCGACGGATATGCCGGGCCCCTTACGTGGGCGTGGACGCAGGTCGCCGCCGCGAAGAAGAACCCCAATGCCGCGAAGAAGTGCCCGGTACGGACGTATCGCGTCGCCTGTGTCGATCTCAGCCGGCAACTGACCTGGGTGCAGAAGGGGAAGAAGGTCGTCTTCGGGCCGGTGCCCATGCGCAGTGGGCGGGCCGGGCATCGGACTCGTGTCGGATGGCACACGATCCACTGGCGGCACAAGAATCACTACTCGACGCTCTACAAGTCCCCTATGCCGTACGCCCAGTTCTTCAGCGGCGGTCAGGCATTCCACGCCGTCCACGGCACCATCTTCACCACCGTCGGCTCCCGAGGCTGCGTCAGCTTGCGCCACGGCGACGCCCGCAAGCTGTGGGGCCTGCTGAAGAAGGGCGATCGGGTGTACGTATGGGGGCGTCGGCCGATCTGA
- a CDS encoding NAD(P)H-hydrate dehydratase — MRTAYSVETVRAAERELMARLPEGALMQRAAAGLAVACGQLMGRVYGSRVVLLVGSGDNGGDALYAGARLARRGAGVSAVLLSPERAHAGGLAALRRAGGRAVRPGDAEELIAAADLVVDGIVGIGGKGGLRAEAVPLATVVADSLAAVVAVDLPSGVDADTGEVRGAAIRADLTVTFGTHKPGLLIDPAREYAGSVRLVDIGLELPVEAELEALQHADVAALLPVPGGESDKYRRGVVGIAAGSARYPGAAVLAVAGALRGGAGAVRYVGPAADAVISRFPETLVSDKGPKQAGRVQAWVVGPGAGDDASAVGEVLRADVPVLVDADGLRLADPDVVRRRNAPTLMTPHAGEAAALLGVAREEVEGARLFFARELAGRYAAAVLLKGSTTLVVDAGGGAAVRVNPTGTAWLATAGSGDVLSGLAGSLLAAGLSAVDAGSVAAYLHGLAGRFAADGAPVGAHDVAEAIPGAWRDVRG, encoded by the coding sequence ATGCGTACTGCGTACAGCGTGGAGACGGTCAGGGCTGCCGAGCGGGAACTCATGGCACGGCTGCCCGAGGGGGCGTTGATGCAGCGGGCCGCGGCCGGACTGGCCGTTGCCTGCGGGCAGTTGATGGGGCGGGTGTACGGCAGCCGGGTGGTGCTGCTGGTCGGGAGTGGGGACAACGGCGGCGACGCGCTGTACGCGGGGGCCCGGCTGGCCCGGCGTGGTGCGGGGGTCTCGGCGGTGCTGCTGTCGCCCGAGCGGGCGCACGCCGGAGGGCTCGCGGCGCTGCGCCGGGCGGGTGGCCGGGCCGTGCGCCCGGGGGATGCCGAGGAGTTGATCGCGGCGGCCGATCTCGTCGTCGACGGCATCGTCGGGATCGGTGGGAAGGGTGGGCTGCGGGCGGAGGCGGTGCCGTTGGCAACGGTAGTCGCGGATTCGCTTGCTGCCGTTGTCGCCGTCGATCTGCCCAGTGGCGTCGACGCCGACACCGGTGAGGTGCGGGGTGCGGCCATCCGCGCCGATCTGACCGTGACCTTCGGGACGCACAAGCCGGGGTTGCTGATCGATCCGGCGCGGGAGTACGCCGGGTCGGTACGGCTCGTCGACATCGGGCTCGAACTGCCTGTCGAGGCCGAGTTGGAGGCTTTGCAGCACGCCGATGTGGCGGCGCTGCTGCCGGTGCCGGGCGGGGAGAGCGACAAGTACCGGCGGGGCGTCGTCGGGATCGCCGCCGGGTCCGCGCGGTATCCGGGGGCGGCGGTGCTGGCTGTGGCGGGGGCGTTGCGGGGTGGGGCCGGGGCCGTGCGGTACGTCGGGCCGGCCGCGGATGCCGTGATCTCCCGTTTCCCCGAGACGCTGGTGTCCGACAAGGGGCCCAAGCAGGCGGGGCGGGTGCAGGCGTGGGTCGTGGGGCCTGGGGCCGGGGACGATGCGTCGGCTGTGGGGGAGGTGTTGCGGGCGGATGTGCCGGTGCTGGTGGATGCGGACGGGTTGCGGCTTGCGGATCCGGATGTCGTACGTCGTCGTAACGCGCCGACGCTGATGACTCCCCATGCTGGGGAAGCCGCCGCGCTGTTGGGGGTTGCGCGGGAGGAGGTCGAGGGGGCTCGGCTGTTCTTCGCGCGGGAGTTGGCGGGGCGGTATGCGGCGGCGGTGTTGCTGAAGGGGTCGACGACGTTGGTTGTGGATGCGGGGGGTGGGGCGGCGGTGAGGGTGAATCCGACGGGGACGGCTTGGCTGGCGACCGCGGGGAGTGGGGACGTGTTGTCGGGGCTGGCGGGGTCTTTGCTGGCGGCGGGGCTTTCGGCTGTCGATGCGGGGAGTGTGGCGGCGTATCTGCATGGGTTGGCGGGGCGGTTTGCGGCGGATGGGGCGCCGGTGGGGGCGCATGACGTTGCCGAGGCGATTCCGGGGGCGTGGAGGGATGTACGGGGGTGA
- a CDS encoding holo-ACP synthase — protein sequence MSIIGVGIDVAEIDRFAASLKRTPGLAERLFLKSELLLPSGERRGVASLAARFAAKEAVAKALGAPAGLLWTDAEVFVEDSGQPRLRVTGTVAARAAELGVRSWHVSLSHDAGVASAVVVAEA from the coding sequence GTGAGCATCATCGGGGTCGGTATCGACGTGGCCGAGATCGATCGGTTCGCGGCTTCGCTCAAGCGGACGCCTGGGCTGGCTGAACGGCTGTTTTTGAAGAGTGAGTTGCTGTTGCCCAGTGGGGAGCGGCGGGGGGTCGCCTCGCTCGCCGCCCGCTTTGCGGCCAAGGAGGCGGTGGCCAAGGCGTTGGGGGCGCCGGCGGGGCTGCTGTGGACCGATGCCGAGGTTTTCGTCGAGGACAGCGGGCAGCCGCGGTTGCGGGTGACGGGGACGGTGGCGGCGCGGGCGGCGGAGCTGGGGGTGCGGTCCTGGCATGTGTCGTTGAGCCATGACGCGGGGGTGGCCTCTGCCGTGGTCGTGGCTGAGGCGTAG
- a CDS encoding ATP-binding protein codes for MPETEPWEYTLYIPNDVRAVTVSRRTLRLILTMHGLISLVDTAELLATELIANAVRHTKGPAALRVRWAAGVLRIGAWDADPEPPEPPGGLEQLGEAEEGRGLALVRACADVWGWQPLTRHGNRGKYVWCELTSAA; via the coding sequence ATGCCCGAAACCGAGCCCTGGGAGTACACGCTCTACATCCCGAACGATGTCCGAGCCGTCACCGTCTCCCGCCGCACCCTCCGCCTCATCCTCACCATGCACGGCCTCATCAGCCTCGTCGACACCGCGGAGCTTCTCGCCACCGAGCTGATCGCCAACGCCGTACGCCACACCAAGGGGCCCGCGGCCCTACGGGTGCGGTGGGCGGCTGGTGTGCTGCGGATCGGGGCGTGGGATGCGGATCCCGAACCGCCGGAACCGCCAGGGGGGTTGGAGCAACTCGGGGAAGCCGAGGAAGGGCGCGGGCTGGCTCTCGTACGGGCCTGCGCCGATGTGTGGGGCTGGCAGCCGCTGACCAGACACGGCAACCGCGGCAAATACGTGTGGTGTGAGCTGACTTCAGCGGCGTGA
- a CDS encoding helix-turn-helix domain-containing protein — protein sequence MRLATELRRLREAADLNARQAAALLGVSPAQITHIESGLAGVSEQRLRRLASHYACTDDEFINALVTMATDRTRGWWEQFRGLLPTPFLDLSELEHHARFLRHVAILYVPGLLQTEDYSRAVFSSRLPELTSDEVELRIQHRKARQDFTVPYEAVIHEAALRIRVSDRAAARAQLTRLLGLSEADHITVRVIPFDLDGFATASSTMTYVGGPLPKLDTVVRDAPHGSVLIDSEAQLNVYRTRFRKVEAVSLDPEPSRDFIHKLAKEL from the coding sequence ATGCGACTGGCGACCGAACTGCGCAGACTCCGTGAGGCGGCAGACCTCAACGCCCGCCAGGCGGCAGCACTGCTCGGAGTGAGCCCCGCCCAGATCACCCACATCGAATCGGGCCTCGCGGGCGTGAGCGAGCAGCGACTTCGCCGCCTCGCATCCCATTACGCCTGCACGGACGACGAGTTCATCAACGCCCTCGTCACGATGGCCACCGACCGGACACGCGGCTGGTGGGAGCAGTTCCGGGGTCTGCTCCCCACGCCCTTCCTGGACCTGTCCGAGCTTGAGCACCACGCCCGGTTCCTACGCCACGTGGCAATCCTGTACGTGCCCGGCCTGCTGCAGACGGAGGACTACTCGCGTGCCGTCTTCTCGTCCAGACTCCCGGAACTGACCAGTGACGAAGTCGAGTTGCGCATCCAACACCGAAAGGCCCGTCAGGATTTCACCGTCCCGTACGAAGCGGTGATCCACGAGGCGGCACTTCGGATCCGAGTCAGCGACCGCGCCGCCGCAAGGGCCCAACTCACCCGACTCCTCGGGCTCTCCGAAGCAGACCACATCACCGTGCGCGTCATCCCCTTCGACCTGGACGGCTTCGCGACAGCCTCCAGCACGATGACGTACGTGGGCGGCCCCCTACCCAAACTGGACACCGTGGTGCGCGACGCACCCCATGGCTCAGTACTCATCGATTCCGAGGCTCAGCTCAACGTTTATCGAACGCGCTTCCGTAAGGTGGAGGCTGTATCACTCGACCCTGAACCGTCGCGTGACTTCATCCACAAGCTGGCGAAAGAGCTGTGA
- a CDS encoding DUF397 domain-containing protein: MTTSDNWRKSSYSGEGDGNECVEVANSPTHIAIRDTKTPASATITFPAGAFTTFIEALKPAHSTVTDFARFRG; the protein is encoded by the coding sequence ATGACCACCTCCGACAACTGGCGGAAGTCGTCCTATTCGGGTGAGGGCGACGGCAACGAGTGCGTAGAGGTCGCCAACTCCCCCACCCACATAGCCATCCGCGACACAAAGACCCCGGCCAGCGCGACCATCACCTTCCCGGCCGGAGCCTTCACCACCTTCATCGAAGCCCTAAAGCCGGCTCACTCCACCGTCACCGACTTCGCCAGGTTCCGAGGCTGA
- the glmS gene encoding glutamine--fructose-6-phosphate transaminase (isomerizing), whose protein sequence is MCGIVGYVGSQSALDVVMAGLKRLEYRGYDSAGVAVLSDGGMAAAKRAGKLVNLEKELLERPLPTGLTGIGHTRWATHGGPTDANAHPHLDNAGRVAVVHNGIIENFALLRAELEERGHELASETDTEVVAHLLAEEFSSCADLAEAMRLVCRRLEGAFTLVAVHADEPDVVVGARRNSPLVVGVGEGEAFLASDVAAFIAHTRSAIELGQDQVVELRRDGVTVTGFDGRPAEVRSYHVDWDASAAEKGGYDYFMLKEIAEQPKAVADTLLGRIDAAGSLTLDEVRIAPQVLREVDKVVIVACGTAFHAGLIAKYAIEHWTRIPCEVELASEFRYRDPILDPQSLVIAISQSGETMDTLMALRHAREQGSKVLAICNTNGSTIPRESDAVLYTHAGPEVAVASTKAFLTQLVACYLVALYLGQVRGTKWGDEIRDVIRDLSEISGAVERVLETMEPVRELARTLAEKDTVLFLGRHVGYPVALEGALKLKELAYMHAEGFAAGELKHGPIALIEDDLPVVVVVPSPRGRSVLHDKIVSNIQEIRARGAQTIVIAEEGDEAVVPYADHLIRIPATPTLLQPLVATVPLQVFACELATARGNEVDQPRNLAKSVTVE, encoded by the coding sequence ATGTGCGGAATCGTGGGATACGTGGGGTCGCAGTCGGCGCTTGATGTGGTGATGGCCGGGCTGAAGCGGCTGGAGTACCGGGGGTATGACTCGGCGGGTGTCGCCGTGCTCTCGGACGGTGGGATGGCGGCTGCGAAGAGGGCCGGGAAGCTGGTCAATCTGGAGAAGGAACTCCTTGAGCGGCCGTTGCCGACCGGTTTGACGGGGATCGGGCATACGCGGTGGGCCACGCATGGGGGGCCGACCGATGCGAATGCTCATCCGCATCTCGACAACGCGGGGCGCGTCGCCGTCGTGCACAACGGGATCATCGAGAACTTCGCTCTCTTGAGGGCCGAGTTGGAGGAGCGGGGGCATGAGCTGGCCTCCGAGACCGACACCGAGGTCGTCGCCCATCTGCTCGCCGAGGAGTTCTCGTCCTGCGCCGATCTCGCGGAGGCGATGCGGCTGGTGTGCCGGCGGTTGGAGGGGGCGTTCACGCTGGTCGCCGTGCATGCGGATGAGCCCGATGTGGTGGTGGGGGCGCGGCGGAACTCGCCGCTCGTGGTGGGGGTTGGGGAGGGGGAGGCGTTTCTCGCCTCCGATGTCGCCGCGTTCATCGCTCACACGCGGTCCGCGATCGAGCTGGGGCAGGACCAGGTCGTCGAGTTGCGGCGGGACGGGGTGACCGTGACCGGGTTCGACGGGCGGCCCGCCGAGGTGCGGTCGTATCACGTCGACTGGGACGCGTCCGCCGCGGAAAAGGGCGGCTACGACTACTTCATGCTCAAGGAGATCGCCGAGCAGCCGAAGGCCGTCGCCGACACGTTGCTGGGCCGCATCGATGCGGCCGGTTCGCTGACGCTGGACGAGGTGCGGATCGCTCCTCAGGTGCTGCGGGAAGTCGACAAGGTCGTCATCGTGGCCTGCGGTACGGCCTTTCACGCCGGGCTCATCGCCAAGTACGCCATCGAGCACTGGACGCGGATTCCGTGCGAGGTGGAGCTGGCGAGCGAGTTCCGGTACCGGGATCCGATCCTCGACCCGCAGTCGCTCGTCATCGCGATCTCGCAGTCCGGCGAGACCATGGACACGCTGATGGCCCTACGGCACGCCCGCGAGCAGGGGTCCAAGGTGCTGGCCATCTGCAACACGAACGGGTCGACCATTCCCCGTGAGTCCGACGCCGTTCTCTACACCCATGCCGGTCCTGAGGTGGCCGTCGCTTCGACCAAGGCCTTTCTGACACAGCTCGTGGCCTGCTATCTCGTCGCCCTCTATCTCGGGCAGGTGCGCGGGACCAAATGGGGTGACGAGATCCGGGACGTGATCCGGGACCTGTCCGAGATCTCCGGTGCGGTCGAGCGGGTGCTGGAGACCATGGAGCCCGTACGGGAGCTTGCGCGCACCCTTGCCGAGAAGGACACGGTGTTGTTCCTGGGGCGGCACGTGGGGTATCCGGTCGCGCTGGAGGGGGCGTTGAAGCTCAAGGAGCTTGCTTACATGCACGCCGAGGGCTTTGCGGCGGGGGAGTTGAAGCACGGGCCGATCGCCCTCATCGAGGACGATCTGCCGGTGGTGGTTGTGGTGCCTTCGCCTCGGGGGCGGTCCGTTCTCCACGACAAGATCGTGTCCAACATCCAGGAGATCCGGGCGCGGGGGGCGCAGACCATCGTCATCGCGGAGGAGGGGGACGAGGCGGTGGTGCCGTATGCGGATCACTTGATTCGGATTCCGGCTACGCCGACGTTGCTGCAGCCGTTGGTGGCCACGGTGCCGCTTCAGGTGTTCGCGTGTGAGCTGGCCACCGCCCGGGGGAACGAGGTGGATCAGCCTCGGAACCTGGCGAAGTCGGTGACGGTGGAGTGA